Proteins from a genomic interval of Chroococcidiopsis thermalis PCC 7203:
- a CDS encoding flippase, protein MFKSIVSIRERFSPQLRKVAVNTSWLFADRILRMGVGLFVGVWVARYLGTQQFGLLNYATAFVALLTPFATLGLDNIVIREIVRDSSYKDEILGTTFFLKLLGGIVLVVLSIFSISLLRSGDRLTSWVVSVLSVGVIFQAFDTIDLQFQAQVQSKYTVIAKNLAFIVITLVKLTLIQINASLIAFAWVVLLESGLGAIGLAINYRMQGYSFWAWRWSLTRAIALLKESWALMLSGLTIMIYMRIDQIMLGQMIDDRAVGLYSAATRISEVWYFIPTAIASSMFPTIIEAKGISESLYYQRIKQLLRLMVFLSTAIAIPMTFLSKTFVVGLFGQEYIAASSILAIHIWASLFVFMGVATSPWFITEGLTKLSLQRTLIGAIANVLLNFLLIPTYSGNGAAIATVISYAFAAFIANLFSRKARKIFFIQFQALFLIDWSK, encoded by the coding sequence ATGTTCAAATCTATTGTGTCAATCCGCGAAAGATTTAGCCCTCAGTTACGTAAAGTTGCGGTAAATACTAGTTGGCTGTTTGCTGACCGTATCCTTCGCATGGGTGTTGGGCTTTTTGTAGGTGTGTGGGTAGCTCGTTATTTGGGAACTCAGCAATTTGGGCTATTAAACTATGCCACTGCTTTCGTAGCTTTGCTAACTCCATTTGCAACTTTAGGTTTGGACAACATAGTAATTCGTGAAATTGTACGTGATTCTTCATATAAGGATGAAATTCTTGGTACTACTTTCTTTCTCAAACTTCTTGGTGGAATTGTATTAGTTGTACTATCAATTTTTAGCATTTCGTTGTTACGTTCAGGAGATCGGCTAACTTCTTGGGTAGTCAGTGTTTTATCAGTTGGAGTAATTTTTCAGGCTTTTGACACCATTGATTTACAATTTCAGGCGCAGGTTCAATCAAAATATACGGTTATTGCTAAGAATCTAGCGTTTATCGTTATCACCCTTGTCAAGTTAACTTTAATTCAAATTAATGCATCTCTAATAGCTTTTGCTTGGGTAGTTTTGCTAGAAAGCGGGTTAGGTGCAATTGGGTTAGCGATCAACTACCGAATGCAAGGATATAGCTTTTGGGCTTGGCGTTGGAGCCTTACCCGTGCGATCGCCTTACTTAAAGAAAGTTGGGCACTGATGCTTTCGGGACTGACGATTATGATTTATATGCGAATCGACCAGATTATGCTGGGACAGATGATCGACGATCGCGCCGTCGGGCTTTACTCAGCAGCTACTCGGATCTCTGAAGTCTGGTATTTCATTCCCACAGCTATCGCCTCTTCTATGTTTCCCACTATTATCGAAGCAAAGGGAATAAGTGAAAGTCTTTACTACCAGCGCATAAAACAGCTATTGCGGCTGATGGTATTTTTATCCACAGCGATCGCAATACCTATGACATTTCTATCGAAAACCTTCGTGGTAGGGTTGTTCGGTCAAGAATATATTGCAGCCAGTTCTATTCTTGCAATCCATATTTGGGCATCTCTATTCGTCTTTATGGGTGTTGCTACTTCTCCTTGGTTTATTACCGAGGGCTTGACAAAGCTTTCCTTGCAAAGAACACTGATTGGTGCGATCGCCAATGTGTTACTGAATTTTCTCTTAATTCCTACTTACTCTGGGAATGGTGCAGCGATCGCTACTGTTATTTCCTATGCTTTTGCTGCCTTTATTGCAAATTTATTTAGTAGAAAAGCAAGAAAAATATTTTTTATTCAATTCCAGGCACTTTTTCTAATTGATTGGAGTAAATG
- a CDS encoding GumC family protein, protein MQEQLIETSENLDLDFSKLWIILKRRWLPGTGVFTAILGLAIIAVCLQKPVYEATGKLIVKKNDQTAALTGLGQGIGDLEGLNLQSNPVNTEIEVVRSIPLLQKTIAALNLKDDRTSEPLKPADIIGKLKLKNIGGTDVMQVTYKSISPDEAAAVVNKLMNVYLENNIQTNRVTATAAGDFIAKQIPDVEARVRRAESALRRFKEQNHLIALEVEAQGAVTVIQTLEGQIAQVRAELANANTKLAKLRQQVGMDTDTSLNLNALNQARGVQRVLTEYQKTEAELAQLRTRYAETYPGISNLKQKRTALKALLSQRISQAVGKTRTLADGKLQIGESKQKLTEAYIQLEVERLGLASRLASLSGEYNLYKQRANILPKLEQQQRELERQLKAAQSTYEILLQKLQEVRVAENQNMGNARIIESALAPEKALLFKPMIILAAGILLSVVLSSGTVAVLEIKDTSVKTLKEARELFGYTFLGAIPSLTKKAAADGKNAEATTIALPVRDTPRAPIAEAFRMLQANLKFSSSDKLKVILVTSSVPGEGKSTVSANLGAAIAQLGNRVLIVDADMRRPRQHHIWEKANTEGLSDAIVGQVDYQSAIKEVLPKLHILTAGATPPNPVALLDSVQITSLIDNFAKSFDFVIIDAPPVLVAADALMLGKITDGLLMVARPGVVSSNTATTAKDLLQSSGQKVLGLVVNGVILENESDSYYYYVKDYYMEEDSTNRQRSTANRKAAS, encoded by the coding sequence ATGCAAGAGCAACTTATTGAAACCTCGGAAAATCTAGATTTAGATTTTTCAAAATTATGGATAATTTTAAAACGCCGTTGGCTACCTGGTACGGGCGTGTTTACTGCCATTCTGGGTTTAGCAATTATAGCTGTCTGCTTGCAGAAACCCGTTTATGAAGCGACGGGGAAACTGATCGTTAAGAAAAACGATCAAACGGCTGCTCTCACAGGTTTGGGGCAGGGAATCGGAGACTTAGAAGGTTTAAATCTTCAAAGTAATCCTGTCAATACAGAAATTGAGGTAGTACGTTCCATTCCTCTCTTACAAAAAACTATAGCTGCACTAAATCTCAAAGACGATCGCACAAGTGAACCACTTAAGCCAGCAGATATTATTGGCAAGCTAAAGTTGAAAAATATTGGTGGCACTGATGTGATGCAAGTGACGTATAAAAGCATCAGTCCTGATGAAGCTGCTGCCGTCGTCAATAAATTGATGAACGTTTATTTAGAAAACAATATTCAAACTAATCGAGTTACGGCAACAGCAGCCGGAGATTTTATTGCTAAGCAAATTCCTGATGTTGAAGCCCGCGTGCGTCGAGCCGAAAGCGCTCTGCGTCGCTTTAAAGAACAGAATCACCTAATTGCATTAGAAGTAGAGGCACAAGGTGCAGTCACGGTTATCCAAACTTTAGAAGGACAAATTGCCCAGGTTCGAGCAGAATTGGCAAATGCTAATACTAAGCTGGCAAAACTGCGCCAACAAGTCGGTATGGATACAGATACTAGCTTGAACCTCAACGCGCTCAATCAGGCTCGCGGCGTGCAAAGAGTTTTAACAGAATATCAAAAAACCGAAGCCGAACTAGCACAACTGCGGACGCGCTATGCCGAAACCTATCCAGGAATTTCCAATCTCAAGCAAAAGAGAACAGCTCTCAAAGCCTTACTCAGCCAACGGATCTCCCAGGCTGTAGGAAAGACGCGAACCCTAGCTGATGGTAAGTTACAAATCGGTGAAAGCAAACAGAAACTAACTGAGGCATATATTCAGCTAGAAGTAGAGCGTCTGGGTTTAGCAAGTCGTTTAGCTTCTTTATCGGGTGAATACAACCTCTATAAACAAAGAGCTAACATTCTGCCCAAATTAGAACAGCAACAACGGGAACTCGAAAGACAACTCAAAGCGGCTCAATCGACATACGAAATTCTGCTGCAAAAGCTGCAAGAGGTGAGAGTAGCAGAGAATCAAAATATGGGTAACGCTCGGATTATTGAATCTGCATTAGCTCCCGAAAAAGCTTTGTTGTTCAAACCGATGATAATTTTGGCAGCAGGTATATTGTTGAGCGTAGTGTTGTCAAGCGGTACGGTTGCAGTCTTAGAAATTAAGGATACATCGGTCAAAACTCTGAAGGAAGCAAGAGAGTTATTTGGCTATACCTTTTTAGGAGCTATTCCTTCTCTGACAAAGAAAGCTGCTGCCGATGGAAAAAATGCGGAGGCAACTACGATCGCCCTCCCAGTCAGAGACACTCCGCGTGCGCCAATTGCGGAAGCTTTCCGGATGCTTCAGGCTAACTTAAAATTTTCCAGTTCGGATAAATTGAAAGTGATTTTAGTCACTAGCTCTGTTCCTGGAGAAGGTAAATCTACGGTTTCTGCTAATTTAGGAGCGGCGATCGCTCAACTGGGAAACAGAGTCTTAATTGTTGATGCAGACATGCGCCGTCCCAGACAACACCACATTTGGGAGAAAGCTAATACAGAAGGATTAAGCGATGCGATCGTCGGTCAAGTAGATTACCAGTCTGCAATTAAAGAAGTTCTGCCTAAATTGCATATTCTCACAGCTGGTGCGACTCCTCCCAACCCCGTAGCACTGCTCGATTCCGTGCAAATAACTTCCTTAATCGATAATTTTGCTAAATCGTTTGATTTTGTAATTATTGATGCTCCTCCAGTTTTAGTAGCTGCTGATGCTCTCATGTTGGGTAAGATAACAGATGGTTTATTGATGGTAGCAAGACCTGGTGTTGTGAGTTCTAATACTGCTACTACTGCTAAAGATTTGTTGCAGTCTTCCGGTCAGAAAGTCTTGGGTTTAGTGGTCAATGGCGTGATTTTGGAAAATGAATCTGATAGTTATTACTACTATGTGAAGGACTATTACATGGAGGAGGATTCCACTAATCGTCAGCGTTCTACTGCTAATCGTAAGGCAGCATCATAA
- the codB gene encoding cytosine permease yields MSSTSEEQQFVARSPVSEDYPLSAVPASARKSIWSLAPLLMGFTLYSGTLFAGGRVGPSFRFFPDLVSLIVIGNLILGIYASLLAYISAKTGLSTVLMSRFSFGNVGSRWVDFLLGFTQIGWYAWGSALMAELANKLLGVPAGWNWLIILFFTYFFCSTAYIGYRAMDWLSRIAVPAMLILMVWSLAIATTKVGGFTGLQAIVPKEPMPIGEAITIIVGTFISGGTQATNWSRFANSGRTAWISTLTAFFFANGLLIFSGAFCALVYGNEDIVQVMAQQGLLFWGLVLLFLNMWTTQDNTIYAFSVAGAHMFRTNKRTAFVLGGATVALVLAWGGIYNLLVPYLILLGTFIPPIGGVIMADYWLHHKGHFPALTEKQPALNWAGIIAYVLASAVAYFSPGVKPINGIIAAAIAYFILSKFLIPKNNRVKE; encoded by the coding sequence ATGAGTAGCACGTCAGAAGAACAGCAATTCGTAGCGCGATCGCCTGTTAGTGAAGATTATCCCCTCAGTGCTGTCCCCGCCTCAGCACGCAAATCAATTTGGTCTTTAGCTCCCTTGCTGATGGGTTTTACCTTATACTCAGGAACGTTATTTGCTGGGGGTAGGGTAGGTCCATCGTTTCGATTTTTTCCCGATCTTGTCTCGCTGATTGTCATCGGTAATTTAATTTTAGGCATCTACGCGAGTCTACTAGCTTATATTTCTGCCAAGACAGGTCTGAGTACGGTCTTGATGTCGCGGTTTAGCTTTGGCAATGTGGGTTCTCGTTGGGTTGATTTTCTGCTTGGTTTTACCCAAATTGGTTGGTATGCTTGGGGATCGGCGCTGATGGCAGAGTTAGCAAATAAGCTTTTAGGCGTTCCGGCTGGCTGGAATTGGCTGATTATTCTATTTTTTACTTATTTCTTTTGTTCTACAGCGTATATTGGCTATCGGGCGATGGATTGGCTGAGTCGAATTGCCGTCCCAGCAATGCTAATTTTAATGGTTTGGAGTTTGGCGATCGCCACCACGAAAGTCGGAGGGTTTACAGGGTTGCAGGCGATCGTCCCTAAAGAACCCATGCCAATCGGTGAAGCTATTACAATTATTGTCGGGACGTTTATTTCAGGCGGAACTCAAGCCACAAACTGGAGTCGATTTGCCAATTCGGGACGCACGGCATGGATAAGTACCCTCACTGCCTTTTTCTTTGCCAATGGCTTACTCATATTTAGCGGTGCATTCTGCGCTCTAGTTTACGGTAATGAAGACATCGTACAAGTCATGGCGCAACAAGGATTGCTATTTTGGGGTTTGGTGCTGTTGTTCTTAAATATGTGGACGACACAAGACAACACCATCTATGCATTCTCGGTTGCAGGCGCGCATATGTTCCGTACTAACAAACGGACGGCTTTCGTGTTGGGTGGTGCGACTGTTGCTTTAGTGTTAGCCTGGGGCGGAATTTACAATTTACTCGTCCCCTACCTCATTTTACTAGGAACGTTTATTCCTCCCATTGGTGGGGTCATAATGGCAGATTACTGGTTGCATCATAAAGGACATTTCCCTGCACTAACAGAGAAACAGCCTGCATTGAATTGGGCGGGAATTATTGCTTACGTGTTAGCGAGTGCAGTCGCCTACTTCTCTCCAGGTGTCAAGCCCATTAACGGCATTATTGCAGCTGCGATCGCCTATTTTATTTTGAGTAAATTTCTAATTCCCAAAAACAACAGAGTGAAGGAATGA
- a CDS encoding aconitate hydratase — MNVTQKLIQSHLIEGKMIPGQEIGLKIDQSLTQDATGTMVMLELEALGIDRVKTELSAQYVDHNLLQTDYKNADDHLFLRSACQRFGIWYSRPGNGVSHPVHMERFGIPGKTLIGSDSHTPAAGSLGMLAFGAGGIDVAMAMAGEPMYLKMPKVLGVKLTGKLPDWVSAKDVVLEMLRRYDVHGCRNTIIEYYGSGLENLSAMDRHVIANMGTEMGATTTVFPSDAEVKRFLASQGRGEDWVELIADAGAEYDLHDEINLSELVPLIACPSSPGNVVPVREVQGRSVQQVVIGSSANPGIRDFWIVSQIVKGKTASDRVSFDVNPTSRQGIENLAAMGTAFLDLIHAGARFHQAGCLGCIGMGQAPASNQISLRTFPRNFPGRSGTADDQVYLCSPETAAAAALTGVITDPRDLEQIYGMNYPQFVAPEKEILNTEMLVPPPTDGSQIQLEKGPNIKSLPDFPELPDRAIVPVLLKVGNNISTDEIMPAGARVLPFRSNIPGISQFVYYMVDETFAERAKVAQKEYGGHVIVAGDNYAQGSSREHAAIAPKYLGQVAVLAKSYARIGWQNLVNFGIMPLEFVNPDDYDTIDRDDEIEIVGMRDALTAGQPIVAKNKTKNLVYEMTHSISPRQINILLHGGVINEFREKLSDRQDLSEDPSISAKQESLADKQDVLG; from the coding sequence ATGAACGTCACTCAAAAGCTGATCCAGTCTCATTTAATTGAGGGAAAAATGATTCCAGGGCAGGAGATTGGTCTGAAAATCGATCAGTCTCTGACCCAAGATGCTACGGGTACGATGGTGATGCTGGAGTTGGAAGCTTTAGGAATCGATCGCGTCAAAACCGAACTTTCTGCCCAATATGTAGACCACAATTTATTACAAACAGATTACAAAAACGCCGACGACCATTTATTTCTGCGTTCTGCCTGTCAGCGATTTGGTATTTGGTACAGTCGCCCTGGAAATGGTGTCAGTCATCCCGTCCACATGGAACGATTCGGTATTCCTGGGAAAACTCTGATCGGTTCCGACAGCCACACCCCCGCCGCTGGTTCTTTGGGAATGTTAGCTTTCGGCGCGGGTGGAATTGACGTAGCTATGGCGATGGCAGGGGAACCGATGTATCTTAAAATGCCAAAAGTTTTGGGCGTGAAGCTAACCGGAAAGTTGCCTGACTGGGTAAGCGCCAAAGATGTCGTGCTAGAGATGCTGCGGCGCTACGATGTCCACGGCTGTCGCAATACAATTATCGAGTACTACGGATCGGGGCTGGAAAACTTGAGTGCAATGGATCGGCACGTTATTGCCAACATGGGTACGGAAATGGGGGCGACAACGACGGTATTTCCATCCGATGCTGAGGTAAAACGGTTTTTAGCTTCCCAAGGACGGGGTGAAGATTGGGTAGAACTGATCGCCGATGCTGGCGCAGAATACGACCTTCATGACGAAATTAATTTATCTGAATTAGTCCCTTTAATTGCTTGTCCCAGCAGTCCTGGTAATGTCGTCCCCGTGCGAGAAGTGCAAGGCAGATCGGTACAGCAAGTGGTAATTGGTTCTTCCGCAAATCCAGGCATACGAGATTTTTGGATTGTGAGTCAAATTGTCAAAGGTAAAACAGCAAGCGATCGCGTTTCCTTTGACGTTAATCCTACCTCGCGCCAGGGAATCGAGAACTTAGCTGCGATGGGAACGGCTTTCTTAGATCTGATCCACGCTGGGGCGCGGTTTCATCAAGCGGGTTGTCTCGGTTGTATCGGTATGGGACAAGCCCCCGCCTCGAATCAAATTTCTTTACGCACGTTTCCCCGCAATTTTCCTGGGCGATCTGGAACTGCTGACGACCAGGTATATTTGTGCAGTCCTGAAACAGCAGCAGCGGCAGCTTTAACGGGGGTAATTACAGATCCGCGAGATTTGGAACAAATCTACGGCATGAATTATCCTCAATTTGTTGCCCCAGAAAAAGAGATTCTTAATACAGAAATGCTCGTTCCACCTCCTACAGATGGAAGTCAAATTCAGTTAGAAAAAGGACCAAATATTAAATCTCTCCCAGATTTTCCAGAGTTGCCAGATCGCGCGATCGTTCCCGTTCTACTTAAAGTTGGTAACAATATTTCTACAGATGAAATTATGCCAGCAGGGGCGCGAGTACTACCATTTCGTAGTAATATTCCTGGAATTAGTCAGTTTGTCTACTATATGGTAGATGAAACTTTTGCGGAGCGAGCTAAAGTTGCTCAGAAAGAATATGGCGGTCATGTCATTGTTGCAGGCGACAACTACGCCCAAGGTTCGAGTCGAGAACACGCCGCGATCGCACCCAAATATTTAGGACAAGTAGCGGTGTTAGCTAAATCCTACGCTCGAATTGGGTGGCAAAATTTAGTTAATTTCGGCATTATGCCGCTAGAATTTGTCAATCCTGATGATTACGATACTATCGATCGCGATGATGAAATTGAAATTGTAGGAATGCGTGATGCCTTAACTGCTGGACAACCAATTGTAGCTAAAAATAAGACAAAAAACCTTGTTTATGAAATGACTCATAGCATTAGTCCGCGTCAAATTAATATCCTTTTACATGGAGGTGTAATCAACGAATTTAGGGAAAAACTGAGCGATCGACAAGATTTAAGCGAAGATCCTAGCATTTCTGCCAAACAAGAATCTTTGGCTGATAAACAGGATGTATTGGGGTAA
- a CDS encoding MFS transporter, whose amino-acid sequence MSKNSLRSPKKSLRSLDRLNFFLADVRDGVGPYLAIYLQASHKWSPANIGIAMSAMGIATVIAQTPAGAVVDRLRQKRLLVVVAAALVAVGCIGMILSPTLPTVVSAQALIGVAAAIFPPAIAAITLGIVGYNKLDRRIGRNEAFNHAGNVAAAALAGTIGHFVAREGIFVLVAVTAIASAISVLQIRNRDIDPDLARAAKDGQDGEGQEKRSHISGIGQILSDRRILIFAVSAVLFHFANAAMLPLVGQRLADGKATGASLYMSACIIVAQLVMIPVSTWAGSLAHAGRKPVFLLGFAILPIRGVLYTFSDNPFFLVSVQILDGIGAGIFGVVSVLIVADLTKGTGRFNLTQGAISTAVGIGASLSNLLTGFVVQEAGYNAGFLTLAAIASVALACFWLLMPETNSLQQERMGRSLVG is encoded by the coding sequence ATGTCTAAAAACTCTCTTAGATCGCCGAAAAAAAGTTTGAGATCGCTCGATCGGCTCAATTTCTTCCTTGCTGACGTGCGGGATGGAGTCGGACCTTATTTAGCAATCTACTTGCAAGCTTCCCATAAATGGAGTCCAGCCAATATCGGGATTGCCATGTCTGCTATGGGAATTGCTACAGTAATTGCCCAAACCCCAGCGGGGGCTGTGGTCGATCGCCTGCGACAAAAACGGTTGTTAGTTGTGGTGGCAGCGGCGCTAGTTGCGGTAGGTTGCATCGGCATGATACTGTCGCCAACCTTACCGACAGTAGTTTCAGCTCAGGCTTTAATTGGTGTAGCAGCAGCAATTTTTCCTCCAGCTATAGCAGCAATTACGTTAGGGATAGTCGGATATAACAAACTAGACCGTCGCATCGGTCGCAACGAGGCTTTCAATCATGCCGGAAATGTTGCTGCGGCAGCTTTAGCGGGTACTATCGGTCATTTCGTTGCTAGAGAAGGAATCTTTGTTCTTGTCGCAGTCACGGCGATCGCGAGTGCGATCTCCGTACTCCAAATCCGCAATCGAGACATCGATCCCGACTTGGCACGGGCTGCAAAAGATGGGCAAGATGGAGAGGGGCAGGAAAAGCGATCGCATATTTCTGGCATCGGTCAAATCTTAAGCGATCGTCGCATCCTCATATTTGCCGTTTCTGCCGTGCTATTTCACTTTGCTAACGCTGCAATGTTACCCCTTGTCGGACAAAGACTTGCAGATGGTAAGGCTACAGGGGCTTCCCTGTACATGTCAGCTTGCATCATTGTGGCGCAGTTGGTGATGATCCCCGTGTCAACTTGGGCGGGAAGTTTAGCCCACGCAGGACGCAAACCAGTCTTCTTGTTAGGCTTTGCGATTTTGCCAATTCGGGGCGTACTCTACACTTTTAGCGACAATCCCTTTTTTCTCGTCTCCGTACAAATTTTAGATGGAATTGGCGCTGGTATCTTTGGAGTAGTATCTGTGTTAATAGTTGCAGATTTAACTAAAGGGACTGGTCGTTTTAACCTGACTCAAGGGGCAATTAGTACTGCTGTAGGGATTGGCGCTTCCCTGAGTAATTTGCTGACAGGTTTTGTAGTACAAGAGGCAGGGTACAATGCAGGTTTCCTCACTTTAGCAGCGATCGCCTCTGTTGCCCTCGCCTGCTTTTGGTTACTAATGCCAGAGACAAATAGCCTTCAACAGGAAAGGATGGGGCGATCGCTAGTAGGTTGA
- a CDS encoding acylphosphatase: protein MQDRLRAHVFVSGRVQGVGYRMSTAEMAAEMGLHGWVRNLPDGRVEAVFEGTRELVEEAIAWCRQGNPPAVVKDVAVEYETPEGLRNFEIRR from the coding sequence ATGCAAGATCGACTTCGCGCCCATGTATTCGTTTCTGGTAGAGTTCAAGGAGTAGGCTACCGAATGTCAACGGCTGAGATGGCTGCTGAGATGGGGTTACATGGCTGGGTGCGAAACTTACCTGACGGACGAGTGGAAGCCGTATTTGAAGGAACGAGAGAATTAGTAGAAGAGGCGATCGCGTGGTGTCGCCAGGGAAACCCGCCTGCTGTTGTTAAAGACGTGGCGGTTGAGTACGAAACACCAGAAGGATTACGCAATTTTGAGATCCGGCGTTGA
- a CDS encoding 3-deoxy-7-phosphoheptulonate synthase encodes MHDRIADIRIDNSHILITPKELKTKLPLTEKAEKTVLRFRKELENILDGIDNRKFIVVGPCSIHDVAAAEEYAGKLKNLADKVQDKLLLIMRVYFEKPRTTVGWKGLINDPDMDDSFHIEKGLHLARSLSLKLAEMGIPAATEALDPIVPQYISELMSWAAIGARTTESQTHREIASGLSMPVGFKNGTDGGIQVALNALHAASTPHNFLGIDQRGRVSVFKTKGNAYGHIILRGGGGKPNYEIAHVKKVEEKLKEAGLPPRIVIDCSHGNSNKNYKLQTVAFNDAIAQIVEGNTSILGMMLESHLYEGHQSIPCDLSKLKYGISVTDQCIGWAETEEVILAAYEKLSKEAIAVGG; translated from the coding sequence ATGCACGATCGTATTGCCGATATCCGCATTGATAATTCACATATCTTAATTACCCCGAAAGAATTAAAAACAAAATTACCCTTGACGGAAAAAGCAGAAAAAACTGTTCTACGCTTTCGGAAAGAATTAGAAAATATATTAGATGGTATAGATAATAGAAAGTTTATTGTAGTTGGTCCCTGTTCTATTCACGATGTTGCAGCAGCAGAAGAGTATGCAGGGAAATTAAAAAATTTAGCAGATAAAGTTCAAGATAAATTACTGCTGATCATGCGCGTGTATTTTGAAAAACCTCGCACGACAGTAGGATGGAAAGGGTTAATTAACGACCCCGATATGGATGATTCTTTCCATATTGAAAAAGGTTTGCATTTAGCCCGGAGCTTATCATTAAAGCTAGCAGAAATGGGTATTCCTGCGGCAACAGAAGCACTCGATCCAATCGTACCGCAGTATATCAGCGAACTCATGTCTTGGGCGGCGATCGGGGCGAGAACAACTGAATCACAAACTCACCGAGAAATTGCTAGCGGGCTATCAATGCCAGTAGGATTTAAGAATGGGACTGATGGGGGAATTCAAGTTGCTCTCAATGCCCTCCATGCAGCGAGTACGCCACACAATTTTCTGGGGATCGATCAAAGGGGACGAGTGAGCGTTTTCAAAACAAAAGGAAATGCTTACGGTCATATTATTTTACGGGGTGGTGGTGGCAAACCTAATTACGAGATTGCCCATGTTAAGAAAGTAGAAGAAAAGTTAAAAGAGGCAGGTCTACCACCACGAATTGTCATCGATTGCAGCCACGGTAATTCTAATAAAAACTACAAATTACAAACTGTAGCTTTTAATGATGCGATCGCGCAAATTGTAGAAGGAAATACATCAATTCTAGGAATGATGTTAGAATCTCATTTGTATGAGGGTCATCAGTCAATTCCTTGCGATTTGTCAAAATTGAAATATGGTATTTCAGTGACAGATCAGTGTATCGGTTGGGCAGAAACTGAGGAAGTTATTTTGGCAGCTTATGAGAAATTGAGTAAGGAAGCGATCGCGGTAGGTGGTTGA
- a CDS encoding RecQ family ATP-dependent DNA helicase yields the protein MNDSESGQHIRATLQKIWGYAYFRPPQGEIIRSILSGQDALIIMPTGGGKSICFQLPALLQTGLTIVVSPLVALMENQVKELRDRHLPAALLHSELPKDSRFETLQQLERQQLKLLYLSPETLLSKPIWERLSQPQLKIDSLILDEAHCLSQWGDTFRPAYRRLGTVRSALLQSKPVGAKIAIAAFTATADPTTQQTIQQVLQLQQPAIFRQNPYRSNLQLQVKIVWTPRGRKQQLEKFIQSQQGEAGLVYVRTRRDSESLAEWLMQQGYTTAAYHAGLSPAERRRIEASWLNGEMQFVVCTSAFGMGINKPNVRWVVHFHSPLLLSEYVQEVGRAGRDGKPSIALTLISEPTGWLDPEDKQRQQFFENKMRSQYLSAQQLAKKLPVKGEVEAVARKFSDGAIALSLLHSANLLDWQDPFHYTIRQPIKLKPPKQFLAVQQMTQYLTTKQCRWQYLLKCFGFSQELPSSGCGHCDRCKKH from the coding sequence ATGAATGACTCTGAATCTGGGCAACATATTCGCGCTACCTTACAAAAAATCTGGGGATATGCATATTTTCGTCCACCCCAAGGGGAAATTATTCGTAGTATATTGTCAGGGCAAGATGCTTTGATAATTATGCCTACGGGTGGAGGTAAGTCAATTTGTTTTCAACTTCCAGCGCTACTACAAACAGGGTTAACTATAGTTGTTTCTCCTCTAGTAGCGTTAATGGAAAACCAAGTTAAAGAATTGCGCGATCGCCATCTTCCAGCTGCTTTATTACACAGTGAGTTACCAAAGGATAGTCGTTTTGAAACTCTACAACAATTAGAACGGCAACAGTTAAAACTACTTTATTTATCGCCAGAAACTTTACTCAGTAAACCGATTTGGGAAAGGCTATCTCAACCACAATTAAAAATTGATAGTCTAATTTTAGATGAAGCTCACTGTTTATCTCAATGGGGCGATACATTTCGTCCAGCTTATCGCCGTTTAGGTACAGTGCGATCGGCTTTACTTCAGTCTAAACCAGTTGGAGCAAAAATTGCGATCGCGGCTTTTACAGCAACAGCAGATCCGACAACTCAGCAAACAATTCAGCAAGTCTTACAACTACAACAACCAGCAATTTTTCGTCAAAATCCCTACCGTTCCAATCTCCAGCTTCAGGTAAAAATAGTTTGGACACCAAGAGGACGGAAACAACAATTAGAGAAATTTATTCAGTCACAACAGGGGGAAGCTGGATTAGTTTACGTGCGTACGCGCCGCGATAGCGAAAGTTTAGCAGAATGGTTAATGCAACAAGGATATACTACTGCGGCTTATCATGCAGGTTTGAGTCCAGCAGAACGTCGTAGAATTGAAGCTAGCTGGTTGAATGGAGAAATGCAATTTGTTGTTTGTACTAGCGCGTTCGGTATGGGGATTAATAAACCTAACGTGAGATGGGTGGTACATTTCCACTCTCCCTTATTATTATCAGAATACGTGCAGGAAGTTGGACGTGCTGGCAGAGATGGAAAACCGAGTATTGCATTGACGTTAATTAGCGAACCTACAGGATGGCTAGATCCAGAAGATAAGCAGCGTCAGCAGTTTTTTGAAAATAAAATGCGATCGCAATATTTATCAGCACAGCAATTAGCAAAAAAACTTCCAGTGAAGGGAGAAGTAGAAGCTGTAGCACGCAAATTTTCTGATGGTGCGATTGCGTTATCTCTCCTCCACAGTGCCAATTTGTTAGATTGGCAAGATCCATTTCATTACACGATCCGTCAACCAATTAAACTAAAGCCACCTAAACAATTTCTTGCCGTACAGCAGATGACTCAGTATCTTACAACGAAACAGTGTCGCTGGCAGTATTTGTTAAAATGTTTTGGTTTCAGTCAAGAATTACCATCTTCAGGTTGCGGACATTGCGATCGATGCAAAAAACATTAA